From a single Leopardus geoffroyi isolate Oge1 chromosome E1, O.geoffroyi_Oge1_pat1.0, whole genome shotgun sequence genomic region:
- the AFMID gene encoding kynurenine formamidase isoform X5 codes for MEVPERGRRAEAPWKKLSKETATKRARATRRNLLHVPYGDGEGENLDIYFPERVSEASPFCVFFHGGYWQSGSKDTSAFMVNPLTAQGVAVVIVAYDIAPKGTLDQMVDQVTRSIVYIQKQYPRNEGIYLCGHSAGAHLAAMMLLADWTKHAVAPNLRGFFLVSGIYDLEPIVFTSQNGPLLMTLEDARRNGPQQLLEAALTQPVDPACHVLVIVGQHDSPEFSRQSREFYQTLCRGGWNASFEELHDVDHFEIIWKLTQDDYVLTQMILRTILQEP; via the exons ACAGCTACTAAGAGGGCCCGAGCCACCAGGAGGAACCTGCTGCATGTCCCCTACGGAGACGGCGAGGGGGAGAACCTGGACATCTACTTTCCCGAGCGAGTGTCTGAAG CCTCGCCTTTCTGTGTGTTCTTCCATGGCGGATACTGGCAGAGCGGAAG TAAAGATACATCAGCCTTCATGGTCAacccactgacagcacagggagTGGCCGTGGTGATCGTGGCTTATGACATAGCCCCCAAAG GTACCCTGGACCAGATGGTAGACCAAGTGACCCGGAGCATCGTGTATATCCAGAAGCAGTATCCACGCAACGA GGGGATTTACCTGTGCGGACACTCAGCTGGGGCCCACCTGGCCGCCATGATGCTCCTGGCCGACTGGACCAAGCATGCAGTCGCACCCAACCTCAGAG GCTTTTTCCTGGTAAGTGGGATCTATGACCTAGAGCCCATCGTGTTCACCTCTCAGAACGGCCCTCTCCTCATGACCCT GGAGGATGCTCGGAGGAATGGTCCACAGCAGCTCCTGGAGGCGGCCCTGACGCAGCCCGTGGATCCCGCCTGCCACGTGCTGGTGATCGTGGGCCAACACGACTCCCCCGAATTCTCCCGACAGTCCAGGGAATTTTATCAG ACACTGTGCAGAGGAGGATGGAACGCCTCGTTTGAAGAACTCCACGATGTGGATCACTTTGAAATCATCTGGAAGCTAACCCAGGACGACTACGTACTCACCCAG ATGATTTTGAGAACAATCCTCCAGGAGCCCTGA
- the AFMID gene encoding kynurenine formamidase isoform X4, which yields MEVPERGRRAEAPWKKLSKETATKRARATRRNLLHVPYGDGEGENLDIYFPERVSEASPFCVFFHGGYWQSGSKDTSAFMVNPLTAQGVAVVIVAYDIAPKGTLDQMVDQVTRSIVYIQKQYPRNEGIYLCGHSAGAHLAAMMLLADWTKHAVAPNLRGFFLVSGIYDLEPIVFTSQNGPLLMTLEDARRNGPQQLLEAALTQPVDPACHVLVIVGQHDSPEFSRQSREFYQTLCRGGWNASFEELHDVDHFEIIWKLTQDDYVLTQAPPYMCLFLSLQMILRTILQEP from the exons ACAGCTACTAAGAGGGCCCGAGCCACCAGGAGGAACCTGCTGCATGTCCCCTACGGAGACGGCGAGGGGGAGAACCTGGACATCTACTTTCCCGAGCGAGTGTCTGAAG CCTCGCCTTTCTGTGTGTTCTTCCATGGCGGATACTGGCAGAGCGGAAG TAAAGATACATCAGCCTTCATGGTCAacccactgacagcacagggagTGGCCGTGGTGATCGTGGCTTATGACATAGCCCCCAAAG GTACCCTGGACCAGATGGTAGACCAAGTGACCCGGAGCATCGTGTATATCCAGAAGCAGTATCCACGCAACGA GGGGATTTACCTGTGCGGACACTCAGCTGGGGCCCACCTGGCCGCCATGATGCTCCTGGCCGACTGGACCAAGCATGCAGTCGCACCCAACCTCAGAG GCTTTTTCCTGGTAAGTGGGATCTATGACCTAGAGCCCATCGTGTTCACCTCTCAGAACGGCCCTCTCCTCATGACCCT GGAGGATGCTCGGAGGAATGGTCCACAGCAGCTCCTGGAGGCGGCCCTGACGCAGCCCGTGGATCCCGCCTGCCACGTGCTGGTGATCGTGGGCCAACACGACTCCCCCGAATTCTCCCGACAGTCCAGGGAATTTTATCAG ACACTGTGCAGAGGAGGATGGAACGCCTCGTTTGAAGAACTCCACGATGTGGATCACTTTGAAATCATCTGGAAGCTAACCCAGGACGACTACGTACTCACCCAG gcgcccc cttataTGTGTCTTTTCTTATCCCTGCAGATGATTTTGAGAACAATCCTCCAGGAGCCCTGA
- the AFMID gene encoding kynurenine formamidase isoform X6, with translation MRTATKRARATRRNLLHVPYGDGEGENLDIYFPERVSEASPFCVFFHGGYWQSGSKDTSAFMVNPLTAQGVAVVIVAYDIAPKGTLDQMVDQVTRSIVYIQKQYPRNEGIYLCGHSAGAHLAAMMLLADWTKHAVAPNLRGFFLVSGIYDLEPIVFTSQNGPLLMTLEDARRNGPQQLLEAALTQPVDPACHVLVIVGQHDSPEFSRQSREFYQTLCRGGWNASFEELHDVDHFEIIWKLTQDDYVLTQAPPYMCLFLSLQMILRTILQEP, from the exons ACAGCTACTAAGAGGGCCCGAGCCACCAGGAGGAACCTGCTGCATGTCCCCTACGGAGACGGCGAGGGGGAGAACCTGGACATCTACTTTCCCGAGCGAGTGTCTGAAG CCTCGCCTTTCTGTGTGTTCTTCCATGGCGGATACTGGCAGAGCGGAAG TAAAGATACATCAGCCTTCATGGTCAacccactgacagcacagggagTGGCCGTGGTGATCGTGGCTTATGACATAGCCCCCAAAG GTACCCTGGACCAGATGGTAGACCAAGTGACCCGGAGCATCGTGTATATCCAGAAGCAGTATCCACGCAACGA GGGGATTTACCTGTGCGGACACTCAGCTGGGGCCCACCTGGCCGCCATGATGCTCCTGGCCGACTGGACCAAGCATGCAGTCGCACCCAACCTCAGAG GCTTTTTCCTGGTAAGTGGGATCTATGACCTAGAGCCCATCGTGTTCACCTCTCAGAACGGCCCTCTCCTCATGACCCT GGAGGATGCTCGGAGGAATGGTCCACAGCAGCTCCTGGAGGCGGCCCTGACGCAGCCCGTGGATCCCGCCTGCCACGTGCTGGTGATCGTGGGCCAACACGACTCCCCCGAATTCTCCCGACAGTCCAGGGAATTTTATCAG ACACTGTGCAGAGGAGGATGGAACGCCTCGTTTGAAGAACTCCACGATGTGGATCACTTTGAAATCATCTGGAAGCTAACCCAGGACGACTACGTACTCACCCAG gcgcccc cttataTGTGTCTTTTCTTATCCCTGCAGATGATTTTGAGAACAATCCTCCAGGAGCCCTGA
- the BIRC5 gene encoding baculoviral IAP repeat-containing protein 5 isoform X1 yields MGASSLPPAWQLYLKDHRISTFKNWPFLEGCACTPERMAEAGFIHCPTENEPDLAQCFFCFKELEGWEPDDDPIEEHKKHSSGCAFLSVKKQFEELTLSEFLKLDKERAKNKIAKETNHKQKEFEETAKRVRCAIEQLAALE; encoded by the exons ATGGGCGCTTCGTCGTTGCCCCCGGCCTGGCAGCTCTACCTCAAGGACCACCGCATCTCTACGTTCAAGAACTGGCCGTTCTTGGAGGGCTGCGCCTGCACCCCGGAGCGG ATGGCCGAGGCCGGCTTCATCCACTGTCCCACTGAGAACGAGCCCGATCTGGCTCAGTGTTTCTTCTGCTTCAAGGAGCTGGAAGGCTGGGAGCCAGACGATGACCCCAT AGAGGAACATAAGAAGCATTCATCTGGTTGTGCCTTTCTTTCTGTCAAGAAGCAGTTTGAAGAATTAACCCTCAGTGAATTTTTGAAACTGGACAAAGAGAGAGCCAAGAACAAAATT gcaaaggaaaccaACCATAAACAGAAAGAATTTGAAGAGACTGCAAAGAGAGTGCGCTGTGCCATTGAGCAGCTGGCGGCCCTGGAGTGA
- the BIRC5 gene encoding baculoviral IAP repeat-containing protein 5 isoform X2 encodes MGASSLPPAWQLYLKDHRISTFKNWPFLEGCACTPERMAEAGFIHCPTENEPDLAQCFFCFKELEGWEPDDDPIEEHKKHSSGCAFLSVKKQFEELTLSEFLKLDKERAKNKIEKADVQPCL; translated from the exons ATGGGCGCTTCGTCGTTGCCCCCGGCCTGGCAGCTCTACCTCAAGGACCACCGCATCTCTACGTTCAAGAACTGGCCGTTCTTGGAGGGCTGCGCCTGCACCCCGGAGCGG ATGGCCGAGGCCGGCTTCATCCACTGTCCCACTGAGAACGAGCCCGATCTGGCTCAGTGTTTCTTCTGCTTCAAGGAGCTGGAAGGCTGGGAGCCAGACGATGACCCCAT AGAGGAACATAAGAAGCATTCATCTGGTTGTGCCTTTCTTTCTGTCAAGAAGCAGTTTGAAGAATTAACCCTCAGTGAATTTTTGAAACTGGACAAAGAGAGAGCCAAGAACAAAATT GAGAAAGCTGATGTTCAGCCGTGTCTCTGA
- the BIRC5 gene encoding baculoviral IAP repeat-containing protein 5 isoform X3, translated as MGASSLPPAWQLYLKDHRISTFKNWPFLEGCACTPERMAEAGFIHCPTENEPDLAQCFFCFKELEGWEPDDDPIEEHKKHSSGCAFLSVKKQFEELTLSEFLKLDKERAKNKISFIC; from the exons ATGGGCGCTTCGTCGTTGCCCCCGGCCTGGCAGCTCTACCTCAAGGACCACCGCATCTCTACGTTCAAGAACTGGCCGTTCTTGGAGGGCTGCGCCTGCACCCCGGAGCGG ATGGCCGAGGCCGGCTTCATCCACTGTCCCACTGAGAACGAGCCCGATCTGGCTCAGTGTTTCTTCTGCTTCAAGGAGCTGGAAGGCTGGGAGCCAGACGATGACCCCAT AGAGGAACATAAGAAGCATTCATCTGGTTGTGCCTTTCTTTCTGTCAAGAAGCAGTTTGAAGAATTAACCCTCAGTGAATTTTTGAAACTGGACAAAGAGAGAGCCAAGAACAAAATT agtTTTATTTGCTAA
- the TMEM235 gene encoding LOW QUALITY PROTEIN: transmembrane protein 235 (The sequence of the model RefSeq protein was modified relative to this genomic sequence to represent the inferred CDS: inserted 1 base in 1 codon), producing MARLGALLSFALLAAAVASDYRYVLEVADAGNRTGRAARRSWPSGLWRVCEGQNSCVPLSDPFAGESLDASTSVRRLVSLHRAVMVVLPLSLVLVVCGWICGLFGSLAQSVLLLLSAGCYFLLGGALTLVGVSIYTSYSHLAFPETAHQYGPRXVRISFGWSAAPAWGCCDSEALSGLPLLTAARALSLSRQPGVPPSVVI from the exons ATGGCCCGGCTGGGCGCGCTGCTCAGCTTCGCGCTGCTGGCGGCCGCCGTGGCCAGCGACTACCGGTACGTCCTGGAGGTGGCGGACGCGGGCAACCGCACGGGGCGCGCCGCGCGGCGGTCCTGGCCCTCCGGGCTCTGGCGCGTCTGCGAAG GGCAAAACAGCTGCGTCCCCCTGAGCGACCCCTTTGCCGGCGAGAGCCTGGATGCCTCCACTTCGGTGCGGCGCCTCGTCT CCCTCCACCGAGCTGTCATGGTGGTCTTGCCCCTGAGCCTCGTCCTTGTCGTGTGCGGCTGGATCTGCGGCCTCTTCGGTTCCCTGGCACAGAGCGTCCTTCTGCTGCTCTCCGCCGGCTGCTACTTCTTGCTGGGAG gtgccctgaccctGGTGGGGGTCAGCATCTACACCAGCTACTCGCACCTGGCCTTCCCTGAGACTGCCCACCAGTACGGCCCCC ACGTCCGCATCAGCTTCGGCTGGTCCGCAGCCCCGGCCTGGGGCTGTTGCGACTCGGAGGCACTCAGCggcctccccctgctcacagCGGCCCGAGCCCTCAGCCTGAGCCGGCAGCCGGGTGTCCCCCCCTCCGTGGTCATCTGA